From a region of the Tachysurus fulvidraco isolate hzauxx_2018 chromosome 5, HZAU_PFXX_2.0, whole genome shotgun sequence genome:
- the suz12b gene encoding polycomb protein suz12-B isoform X2: MAPQKYTGQVVGAAAGGRASGAVCVSAVNAVKKPKMEQIQADHELFLQAFEKPTQIYRFLRTRNLIAPILLHRCLTFMSHRNSRTNANRKAFKVDNMLAKVEKMKGEQESHNVSSHLQLTFTGFFYKNDKPCQNSENEQNSVSLEVLLVKVCHKKRKDVSCPIKQVPTGKKQVPLNPDVKQTKPTSFPTLLVSSTEFEPSNSHMVKSYSLLFRVLRPGKTHSNAYINGETDENMDVKEDLSSRKKRGVSHRDDEGNAMETFVAQMTVFDKNRRLQLLDGEYEVSMQQIEDCPVSKKRATWETILDGKRLPPFETFSQGPTLQFTLRWTGDPNDPSTAPVAKPLSTRNSDTSGPDIRTPTLRSAPAVKDSVNSSSSSGGGGGGAGGGVQTRREQTVSEPRQKLRIFYQFLYNNNTRQQTEARDDLHCPWCTLNCQKLYSLIKHLKLSHSRFIFNHVPHPKGTRIDVSINECYDGSYVGNPQDIHSQPGFAFSRNGPVKRTAVTHILVCRPKRTKPSLSEFLESEDGEPEQQRTYVSGHNRLYFHSDSCMPLRPQEMDVDSEDERDPEWLREKTSTQIEEFTDVNEGEKEVMKLWNLHVMKHGFIADNQMNQAIMLFVENCGPHIAHRNLWRNFLLHLVSMHDFNLVTTATIDRAMTRLREIQAELPKPEESACNGHAVSSGFSLHGKRTKSAVTD; the protein is encoded by the exons ATGGCGCCGCAGAAATACACGGGCCAGGTGGTGGGCGCTGCTGCGGGCGGCAGGGCGAGTGGAGCGGTGTGTGTCTCCGCCGTGAACGCGGTGAAAAAGCCCAAAATGGAGCAGATCCAGGCCGACCATGAGCTGTTCCTGCAGGCCTTCGAGA AGCCGACACAAATATACAGATTTCTGCGCACAAGGAACCTAATCGCT CCAATTTTGCTACACAGATGTCTCACGTTCATGTCTCACAGAAACTCTCGAACGAATGCCAACAG AAAAGCGTTTAAAGTGGACAACATGTTGGCGAAGGTGGAGAAGATGAAAGGAGAACAGGAGTCACACAA tgTATCATCACACTTACAGCTGACCTTTACTGGATTCTTCTATAAAAATG ataaGCCATGTCAAAACTCAGAAAACGAGCAAAACTCTGTTTCTCTTGAGGTGCTACTTGTCAAAGTCTgccataaaaaaagaaag GATGTCAGCTGCCCCATAAAGCAAGTGCCTACAGGGAAGAAGCAGGTGCCTTTGAACCCAGACGTGAAGCAGACGAAGCCGACGTCGTTCCCCACGCTGCTCGTGTCCAGCACGGAGTTCGAGCCGAGTAACAGCCACATGGTGAAGTCCTACTCACTGCTGTTCCGAGTGTTGCGGCCCGGAAAGACACACTCCAACGCCTACATCAACGGAGAGACGGATGAGAACATGG ATGTGAAGGAGGATCTGTCCAGCAGGAAGAAAAGGGGCGTGTCTCACCGTGACGACGAGGGAAACGCCATGGAGACGTTTGTCGCACAGATGACCGTGTTCGATAAGAACAG GCGACTGCAGCTGCTGGACGGTGAGTATGAAGTGTCGATGCAGCAGATAGAAGACTGTCCTGTCAGTAAGAAAAGAGCCACATGGGAAACCATCCTGGATGGAAAG aggTTGCCTCCATTTGAAACCTTCTCTCAGGGACCAACTCTACAGTTCACACTACGCTGGACAGGTGACCCCAACGACCCTTCCACAGCTCCTGTAGCTAAACCGCTCTCAACACGCAACTCTGACACCAGTGGCCCTGACATTCGCACCCCCACCCTCAGATCTGCCCCAGCAG TGAAAGACTCGGtgaacagcagcagtagtagtggtggaggtggaggtggagcagGAGGTGGTGTTCAGACGAGGAGGGAGCAGACCGTCTCTGAACCCAGACAGAAACTCCGCATTTTCTATCAG TTTCTGTATAACAATAACACTCGACAACAGACGGAGGCCCGTGATGACCTGCACTGTCCGTGGTGCACACTGAACTGCCAGAAATTGTACAGCCTCATCAAACACCTCAAACTTTCTCACAGCCGCTTCATCTTCAACCACGTG CCGCATCCCAAAGGGACGAGAATAGACGTGTCCATAAACGAATGTTATGACGGCTCGTACGTGGGAAATCCTCAGGACATCCACAGCCAGCCAGGATTCGCCTTCAGTCGCAACGGCCCCGTCAAGAGGACCGCCGTCACCCACATCCTCGTCTGCAG GCCCAAGCGCACGAAGCCGAGCCTGTCGGAATTCCTGGAGTCGGAGGACGGGGAGCCGGAACAGCAGAGGACGTACGTGAGCGGACATAACCGTCTGTACTTCCACAGCGACAGCTGCATGCCGCTGCGTCCTCAGGAGATGGACGTGGACAGCGAAGACGAGAGAGACCCTGAATGGCTGAGAGAGAAAACCTCCACA CAAATCGAGGAATTCACAGACGTCAATGAGGGAGAAAAGGAGGTGATGAAGCTGTGGAACCTCCATGTCATGAAACACGG GTTTATAGCAGATAACCAGATGAACCAGGCCATCATGCTGTTTGTGGAGAACTGTGGTCCTCACATCGCACACAGGAACCTGTGGCGCAACTTCTTGCTTCACCTAGTGAGCATGCACGACTTCAACTTGGTCACCACGGCGACCATCGACCGGGCCATGACGCGGCTACGGGAGATCCAGGCCGAGCTGCCCAAGCCGGAGGAAAGCGCCTGTAACGGCCACGCCGTCTCCTCAGGGTTCTCCCTGCACGGCAAACGCACCAAGAGCGCCGTCACCGACTGA
- the suz12b gene encoding polycomb protein suz12-B isoform X1 — MAPQKYTGQVVGAAAGGRASGAVCVSAVNAVKKPKMEQIQADHELFLQAFEKPTQIYRFLRTRNLIAPILLHRCLTFMSHRNSRTNANRKAFKVDNMLAKVEKMKGEQESHNVSSHLQLTFTGFFYKNDKPCQNSENEQNSVSLEVLLVKVCHKKRKDVSCPIKQVPTGKKQVPLNPDVKQTKPTSFPTLLVSSTEFEPSNSHMVKSYSLLFRVLRPGKTHSNAYINGETDENMDVKEDLSSRKKRGVSHRDDEGNAMETFVAQMTVFDKNRRLQLLDGEYEVSMQQIEDCPVSKKRATWETILDGKRLPPFETFSQGPTLQFTLRWTGDPNDPSTAPVAKPLSTRNSDTSGPDIRTPTLRSAPAVVKDSVNSSSSSGGGGGGAGGGVQTRREQTVSEPRQKLRIFYQFLYNNNTRQQTEARDDLHCPWCTLNCQKLYSLIKHLKLSHSRFIFNHVPHPKGTRIDVSINECYDGSYVGNPQDIHSQPGFAFSRNGPVKRTAVTHILVCRPKRTKPSLSEFLESEDGEPEQQRTYVSGHNRLYFHSDSCMPLRPQEMDVDSEDERDPEWLREKTSTQIEEFTDVNEGEKEVMKLWNLHVMKHGFIADNQMNQAIMLFVENCGPHIAHRNLWRNFLLHLVSMHDFNLVTTATIDRAMTRLREIQAELPKPEESACNGHAVSSGFSLHGKRTKSAVTD, encoded by the exons ATGGCGCCGCAGAAATACACGGGCCAGGTGGTGGGCGCTGCTGCGGGCGGCAGGGCGAGTGGAGCGGTGTGTGTCTCCGCCGTGAACGCGGTGAAAAAGCCCAAAATGGAGCAGATCCAGGCCGACCATGAGCTGTTCCTGCAGGCCTTCGAGA AGCCGACACAAATATACAGATTTCTGCGCACAAGGAACCTAATCGCT CCAATTTTGCTACACAGATGTCTCACGTTCATGTCTCACAGAAACTCTCGAACGAATGCCAACAG AAAAGCGTTTAAAGTGGACAACATGTTGGCGAAGGTGGAGAAGATGAAAGGAGAACAGGAGTCACACAA tgTATCATCACACTTACAGCTGACCTTTACTGGATTCTTCTATAAAAATG ataaGCCATGTCAAAACTCAGAAAACGAGCAAAACTCTGTTTCTCTTGAGGTGCTACTTGTCAAAGTCTgccataaaaaaagaaag GATGTCAGCTGCCCCATAAAGCAAGTGCCTACAGGGAAGAAGCAGGTGCCTTTGAACCCAGACGTGAAGCAGACGAAGCCGACGTCGTTCCCCACGCTGCTCGTGTCCAGCACGGAGTTCGAGCCGAGTAACAGCCACATGGTGAAGTCCTACTCACTGCTGTTCCGAGTGTTGCGGCCCGGAAAGACACACTCCAACGCCTACATCAACGGAGAGACGGATGAGAACATGG ATGTGAAGGAGGATCTGTCCAGCAGGAAGAAAAGGGGCGTGTCTCACCGTGACGACGAGGGAAACGCCATGGAGACGTTTGTCGCACAGATGACCGTGTTCGATAAGAACAG GCGACTGCAGCTGCTGGACGGTGAGTATGAAGTGTCGATGCAGCAGATAGAAGACTGTCCTGTCAGTAAGAAAAGAGCCACATGGGAAACCATCCTGGATGGAAAG aggTTGCCTCCATTTGAAACCTTCTCTCAGGGACCAACTCTACAGTTCACACTACGCTGGACAGGTGACCCCAACGACCCTTCCACAGCTCCTGTAGCTAAACCGCTCTCAACACGCAACTCTGACACCAGTGGCCCTGACATTCGCACCCCCACCCTCAGATCTGCCCCAGCAG TAGTGAAAGACTCGGtgaacagcagcagtagtagtggtggaggtggaggtggagcagGAGGTGGTGTTCAGACGAGGAGGGAGCAGACCGTCTCTGAACCCAGACAGAAACTCCGCATTTTCTATCAG TTTCTGTATAACAATAACACTCGACAACAGACGGAGGCCCGTGATGACCTGCACTGTCCGTGGTGCACACTGAACTGCCAGAAATTGTACAGCCTCATCAAACACCTCAAACTTTCTCACAGCCGCTTCATCTTCAACCACGTG CCGCATCCCAAAGGGACGAGAATAGACGTGTCCATAAACGAATGTTATGACGGCTCGTACGTGGGAAATCCTCAGGACATCCACAGCCAGCCAGGATTCGCCTTCAGTCGCAACGGCCCCGTCAAGAGGACCGCCGTCACCCACATCCTCGTCTGCAG GCCCAAGCGCACGAAGCCGAGCCTGTCGGAATTCCTGGAGTCGGAGGACGGGGAGCCGGAACAGCAGAGGACGTACGTGAGCGGACATAACCGTCTGTACTTCCACAGCGACAGCTGCATGCCGCTGCGTCCTCAGGAGATGGACGTGGACAGCGAAGACGAGAGAGACCCTGAATGGCTGAGAGAGAAAACCTCCACA CAAATCGAGGAATTCACAGACGTCAATGAGGGAGAAAAGGAGGTGATGAAGCTGTGGAACCTCCATGTCATGAAACACGG GTTTATAGCAGATAACCAGATGAACCAGGCCATCATGCTGTTTGTGGAGAACTGTGGTCCTCACATCGCACACAGGAACCTGTGGCGCAACTTCTTGCTTCACCTAGTGAGCATGCACGACTTCAACTTGGTCACCACGGCGACCATCGACCGGGCCATGACGCGGCTACGGGAGATCCAGGCCGAGCTGCCCAAGCCGGAGGAAAGCGCCTGTAACGGCCACGCCGTCTCCTCAGGGTTCTCCCTGCACGGCAAACGCACCAAGAGCGCCGTCACCGACTGA